The segment TGCGGAGAATCTTTACACAATAAACATAAATTTAGGTAAATAGATTGCTGAAAAAGAAACACAAATCGATTCTAAGATAATGTAAAATCCCCAGAAGATTAAATAAATGCAAAAAGAAAGGGATGATGATACACCAACGAATCAAATCAGTAAAGATAGAAGGAATTTTTGCATTTTCAGCTTTCTTGCTTATCCCCTTTCTTGGTGGTAATCATCTTTCCCTCTATTATATAAATATAGATAGATTCTGGATCGAGACCTCGTTTGTTCTTTTAGTAATCATAGCTGCTGTAGTGAACTGGCTCAAGAAAAAGGAAGTACAGGCTGGTTTTTATAAATTTTTCATATTTTTTTTGCCCTTCGGGATAATTCACCTCATAAGTCTTATATATACATGGAACACATTCAGTACTTTAAGTGACATAAATGTATTAATCTGGATTATCGGGAGCGTCTATCTCTTTCTCTTATCAGATGACAAAGAAGTTTTGCTTAAAGCCCTTGTAATTGGAACATTTATCTCCTCTCTCTGCGCAATTGTCCAGTCAAAGATATTGTTCCCAAATCTTATGGAGATCTTTAAAGGAGGCAGATATGCCTTTATCGTAAAGGAACAACCAATACCATTTTCATCCTTTCTTTACCACAATATTCTTGGAGGATACTTCTGTTTCATCCTGCCCATAGCAATCTATTTTGGCATCTTTAAAAAAAGATGGCTCTATGTTGCTATGGCTTCAGGCATAATATCGGGGCTCATCTTTGCAACATCCAGGATAGCTATAGGCATTGCATTATTGGTGGTTTTATACAGCACTATAGCTTTAGTAATGAATCGTGATATAAAGCGTTTTTTGATGCTTATTTTTATTGTTTTTATTGGCTGCGCTATTGCATTTTCACTTTTATACGGTAGTAAAAGGGATGTATCACAGGGAACGGGATTTGAACTTGAAAAAAAGATGAAGATAACCCGTTCCTATGTTTCTACCCTTGGCTTGAGGACAGAGATCTGGAAGAACGGATTGAATGCCTTTCTTGCAAAGCCTGTTATCGGGTATGGACCGGGAACATTTGAATATGCATACAGAAAATACTTTGACGGTGGGCTTTATACAAGATATGCCCACAGTTCACTATTAAAGATTGGAACTGAACTCGGTATTATAGGGGTTCTCTGTTCCCTATTTTATATAATCGGTTTGATCATTCATTTTAGGGTGAGGTTGAAAGAATCAAGATACTTATTTATTGTAATTTCTATTGGGTCTGGTTTTCTTTTTGGCCTTGTAGACTTTGCTTTTGACATCCCGGCATTTTCTATTACCTTTTTCGTATTATCTTCACTTTTTTTTGAAAAAAACATACCTGTAGCTGAAAAGACCTACAGGATTTTATTTTATCTTATTGCCCTTCTTATGATAGTTTCTCTTTTCTTCACAGTGAAGGCTAACCTATCCAAAAAGTCTCTTGAGAATGGTATTATATACGAGGAGAATGGTCTTTTGAAAGATGCATACCTTTCCTATAGAGATTCTATTAAAGAGATGCCTCTCAATAGTGAAGGGTATATGAAGATAATTAATGTCTTGATAAAATCATATAGAAATGAAAAGGATCTGGAAGAAAGAGAGAAGATTAAAAATGCTATAAATTCTTATTTGGTGAGGGCGGAAGAGATAAAAGATAATGATTCTGAGATGTTCTTTGTCGAAGGCATGGGTCATGCATTTTGTGGTAATGTGGTAAAGGCAGAAAATTCCTTCCTTAAAGCCCTTTCTTATTATCCTTCTTCACCATACTATGTGTATGAAATTGCAAGGTTCTATTTTGAAAACAATGAACTAAAAAGGGCAAAGACGTTGATTCATTCTATTGATTCATATATAAATAAGTATAAAAGCTCAAAAAATCCAAATGGTTTTTTTATGTACAAAATAAGAGATTTAGAATCAGAAATAGAGTATAAAGATGGGAACGTTAGTAATGCTTTAATGATAGAAAAAAAGAACATTCATGATGTAAAAAACGAAGAGTTTATTATATCAAGTATAAAATCAAGAGAATTTATCCAGAAAGAATTGTTCATCAGGTATCTGGAGAAGAGGATAAGTTTTTATGAGACAGAATTCAGGAAAAGGTGAGTGAAAAGTGAATTCTAAAGTTCAGCATTATATTGACTTGGTAGCCATTTTAACCGAGAAGGAAATAAAGGTTAGATACAAGAGCAGTTTCTTCGGCTATCTCTGGTCAGTAGCTCATCCCCTTGCTTTTGCCCTTGTTTTTTTTGTTGCCTTCAAGGTTGTGGTAAAGATACAGGTGGAGGATTATGCCCTTTTTCTTATTGCAGGATTATTTCCATGGCAGTGGTTTGCCAATTCGGTTAATGCTGCTCCAAGGATATTTCTCGGGAACGCTTCAATAATAAAAAAGGTAAATTTTCCAAGAAATATAATACCTTTTACCCAGGTATTCCAGGATATGATTCATTTCATTCTGGCAATCCCTGTGGTGGTTCTCTTTCTTTTTCTTTATCATAAACTGCCTTCGTTTTCCTGGCTTTACGGTATCCCTGTTCTATTAATAATACAATTTCTGATGACCTATGGTATATGCCTGATGATCTCGTCAACAAACCTGTTTTTTAGAGACCTTGAGAGACTTACAATAATTTTTACAACGATGCTTTTTTATTTTACCCCTGTCATATATCCTGAGAAGATGGTTCCGGTAAAATATAAACCTCTGATCAATCTGAATCCCTTAGCCCCTTTGATGATAAGCTGGAGAGAGTTGTTTTTAAACGGTACATTGTCTCCTTTATATCTCGCTGTAAGTTTTGGATATGCTATTTTGGCATTCATATTAGGTTTTTTGATATACAGAAAGCTTTCATGGAAGTTTGCAGAGGTTTTATGAGTGAACCGGTAATTGTTTTTGAAAGAGTGAGTAAGAGTTATCCAATGTATTATCATATTACAGGAGGGATTAAACATTTTCTTTTTCATTTTTCAAAAGGGATAAGCTCTTTAAGAAATTCTCGATTTGAGGCCTTAAACGATGTTTCTTTTGAAGTCTATAGAGGTGAAACTTTTGGTATCATTGGCAGAAACGGAGCAGGTAAGAGCACCACACTAGGTCTTGTTGCAGGCGTACTCAAGCCAACAAAAGGAAAAATAGTTGTGAAGGGCAGGGTCTTTCCCCTTCTTGAACTTGGTGCTGGATTTCATCCAGAGCTCACAGGAAGAGAGAATATTGTTCTTAACGGCGTCCTTATGGGGCTTACAAGGGCTGAAGTCTTGAGAAAGATGGAGGAAATAATAGAATTTGCTGAACTGAGGGATTTTATAGACCAGCCTATCCGGGTGTATTCAAGTGGTATGCTGACAAGGCTCGGATTTTCTGTAATTGCCCATCTTGACCCTGAAATATTATTACTTGATGAGGTATTGGCAGTGGGGGATATAGAATTTCAGAAAAAGTGTCTCAACAGGATGGCGGAATTCAAAAGGAGTGGTGTCACAATGGTTTTTGTTTCCCATTCCATGGCATCTGTAGAAAGAATTTGTGATAGAGTTATATGGCTGGAAAATCACTCTATCAAAATGGATAATGACGCCCATACTGTTATCAGTCATTATGCTCAACATTCTGTCAAATAATGAATTCGTCAAAATACAAGAAATTAATAATCGTTGCCCTGAAACAAACATCGTTTGGAATGAAATTATTAAGATATCATTATTTAAAAAAAGAAAGTTATGACAAAGCACTTCAAATTACCAGAGCACTAAAAATTCATAACGTTAGTAATATATTAATAGTATGCAGAAAGGTTAAAGAGTATGGGTTTAATGAAGCAATAAATCGTGAAGCTTTATTGTTTTTTAAAGAAATAAAAAATTATTATAAAGTGAAGTTAATATCGGTCGAATATGATATAGAAACAATAAAAAAAGAAGGTGAAATAAACTTTATTCCTTTTACCGATTTTCCGAAATACCTTTCTTTACAACCGGCTGAATTAATCCATATCTTTGATTCAAAGATTGAGGATATCTTTAATTATAATTTTGCACTTGAAAATTTCAAAGTAATATCTACGCTAACGTCAAATGAACCAGTTAATAAATCAGATATCAGTGAGTTTGACTTATCGCGTATTGTTCATGCTGTTGATCATAAACTACTAAGGCTCATTGTTCATTCAAAAAAAGCAGAAAAGGTACTCTACCATCTTGGAATTAAAGCAGATAGAATGCTACTCCCATTTGTTTCAACAACATTTCAAAAACATAGAAGAAAAACGCTGGAATGTATCGGTTTTGCTTCGTCTCCCTTACAACCCAGCGATATCGAAAAAAAGGGTATTTTATTATTGAAAGAGATTGCAAAGAATAACAGTCAAATAAAATTTCTTGTTGCATGGCGAAACAAGTCAATCAGCGATGATGATTTAGGGAAACTAAAAAATGTAACAATACTCTATAACCCTGCTGAAATGTCGGAGTTCTATAACAATATAGATTGCATGATTATCCCATTTACTGATAAAGATAATCATGCTGCGCCTTTTTCATGTATTGAAGCTCTTAGTTGTCATATTCCGGTCATCATAACCAATGTGCTTGATATTGCTGATATAATTGAAAAATTTGGTTGGGGAATTGTTTGTAACCCCGATGTAAAAGATATTTCGGATGCCATTCAATTGCTTATGAACCGATACGAGGCCTTTCTACAATCATTATTACGAAAGAATGTTTATGAAGTCTTTAATGAAGAACGCTATATAACAAATATGAAAGAAGTGTATGATGAAAGTATTGAAACGATTCAATCAATTTCTCTTCAAAAATGGGAAAATGCTCTTGAAGCTGAGAAAAAAGAGTTAATATTGGGCAGAGAAAGTATGAAAAATTATTACAATGAATGTAGTGTAGTGCAGGAATATTTTCAAAAAAGATTTGGCGAAGACAAGCATTTTAAGTTGCATCAAGAGCAAATGTCAGCCGTTGAAAAAATTCTTCAGAAATATTTCCAAGCTGCT is part of the Pseudomonadota bacterium genome and harbors:
- a CDS encoding O-antigen ligase family protein — its product is MMIHQRIKSVKIEGIFAFSAFLLIPFLGGNHLSLYYINIDRFWIETSFVLLVIIAAVVNWLKKKEVQAGFYKFFIFFLPFGIIHLISLIYTWNTFSTLSDINVLIWIIGSVYLFLLSDDKEVLLKALVIGTFISSLCAIVQSKILFPNLMEIFKGGRYAFIVKEQPIPFSSFLYHNILGGYFCFILPIAIYFGIFKKRWLYVAMASGIISGLIFATSRIAIGIALLVVLYSTIALVMNRDIKRFLMLIFIVFIGCAIAFSLLYGSKRDVSQGTGFELEKKMKITRSYVSTLGLRTEIWKNGLNAFLAKPVIGYGPGTFEYAYRKYFDGGLYTRYAHSSLLKIGTELGIIGVLCSLFYIIGLIIHFRVRLKESRYLFIVISIGSGFLFGLVDFAFDIPAFSITFFVLSSLFFEKNIPVAEKTYRILFYLIALLMIVSLFFTVKANLSKKSLENGIIYEENGLLKDAYLSYRDSIKEMPLNSEGYMKIINVLIKSYRNEKDLEEREKIKNAINSYLVRAEEIKDNDSEMFFVEGMGHAFCGNVVKAENSFLKALSYYPSSPYYVYEIARFYFENNELKRAKTLIHSIDSYINKYKSSKNPNGFFMYKIRDLESEIEYKDGNVSNALMIEKKNIHDVKNEEFIISSIKSREFIQKELFIRYLEKRISFYETEFRKR
- a CDS encoding ABC transporter permease, which gives rise to MNSKVQHYIDLVAILTEKEIKVRYKSSFFGYLWSVAHPLAFALVFFVAFKVVVKIQVEDYALFLIAGLFPWQWFANSVNAAPRIFLGNASIIKKVNFPRNIIPFTQVFQDMIHFILAIPVVVLFLFLYHKLPSFSWLYGIPVLLIIQFLMTYGICLMISSTNLFFRDLERLTIIFTTMLFYFTPVIYPEKMVPVKYKPLINLNPLAPLMISWRELFLNGTLSPLYLAVSFGYAILAFILGFLIYRKLSWKFAEVL
- a CDS encoding ABC transporter ATP-binding protein, which produces MSEPVIVFERVSKSYPMYYHITGGIKHFLFHFSKGISSLRNSRFEALNDVSFEVYRGETFGIIGRNGAGKSTTLGLVAGVLKPTKGKIVVKGRVFPLLELGAGFHPELTGRENIVLNGVLMGLTRAEVLRKMEEIIEFAELRDFIDQPIRVYSSGMLTRLGFSVIAHLDPEILLLDEVLAVGDIEFQKKCLNRMAEFKRSGVTMVFVSHSMASVERICDRVIWLENHSIKMDNDAHTVISHYAQHSVK
- a CDS encoding methyltransferase domain-containing protein is translated as MKLLRYHYLKKESYDKALQITRALKIHNVSNILIVCRKVKEYGFNEAINREALLFFKEIKNYYKVKLISVEYDIETIKKEGEINFIPFTDFPKYLSLQPAELIHIFDSKIEDIFNYNFALENFKVISTLTSNEPVNKSDISEFDLSRIVHAVDHKLLRLIVHSKKAEKVLYHLGIKADRMLLPFVSTTFQKHRRKTLECIGFASSPLQPSDIEKKGILLLKEIAKNNSQIKFLVAWRNKSISDDDLGKLKNVTILYNPAEMSEFYNNIDCMIIPFTDKDNHAAPFSCIEALSCHIPVIITNVLDIADIIEKFGWGIVCNPDVKDISDAIQLLMNRYEAFLQSLLRKNVYEVFNEERYITNMKEVYDESIETIQSISLQKWENALEAEKKELILGRESMKNYYNECSVVQEYFQKRFGEDKHFKLHQEQMSAVEKILQKYFQAAPSDDTYILDLATGTGRLVHILSDFGKVVLIDSSFNMLKSLQNNHIKICGDLFNLPLKHYFDCITLFRVLRHYQFFDRKQLYANLYKSLKQGGIVLCDVPSRSTEIEMRNIQGWQKYNIYDCFWELPDFEKEIVLFGFKLYEHIPIGYSLTSEYERISGKPVEQICAIQKV